The genomic interval CCGTGGATCAGGGGCTGCAGGGCACTGTAGGCAGCCGGGCCGGAAATGCCCGCTTCGGCCAGCAGCCTGAAAGCGAGTGACAACAGTGTTACGAGATAGTTGGATGCCACTACCGCCGCGGCATGATAGAGGGTCTTGGCTGCAGTCTGGATGGTCAGGGGGGTCGCACCAAGGGCTGCGGACATTTCTCTTGCAGTGGCCAGCGCCTTGGGTTCGCCTTCCACGGCAATGATGATGCCCTTAAAGGGATTGCGGCTGAAATCATCGGCGGCAAAGCTCTGCAGGGGGTGCATCGATCCCAGAGCAGCGCCGCAGCTGCCGGCGGATGAAAGAATGGTCGAAGGCAGCGCCCCGCTGCAGTGCAGGACCACGCTGCCGGATTTAAAGCCCTTGTTTTCGGCTATCAGACGGCAGGTGTCGGCAATGGCGCCGTCCGGGGTGGTGATCAGAACCACATCGGCGGAAGGTGTGATTTCCCAGGGGATGTCGCTGTAGCGGCCGGTGTTTAAAAGGTCCGCCGCTTCTTTAGCGGAAGAACGGCTTTTGCTGGCGGTTCCAACGGCATCATATCCGGCGGCCGCTAAAAATTTCCCCAGCGCTTTTCCGACCTTGCCGCATCCGACGATGCTAAACGAACATCCCATGGCTAATAGCAGTGCTCCTTGCCCGGGAAGGTCCCTTTTTCAACGTCTTCCGCGTACTGGTTGATGGCGGTCTTGGCCGTATCGATGAGGCGGGCGTATTGTTTTGCAAATTTGGGGACGTGCCGGTCGTTTAAGCCCAGCAGGTCGTGCAGGACCAGGATCTGACCGTCGCAGTCCGGCCCGGCGCCGATGCCGATGGTGGGAATTTTCAGGGTGGCCGTTATCTTTGCGGCAATATCAGCCGGGATGCCCTCCAGGACGACGGAAAAAGCCCC from Desulfobacterales bacterium carries:
- a CDS encoding DUF2520 domain-containing protein codes for the protein MGCSFSIVGCGKVGKALGKFLAAAGYDAVGTASKSRSSAKEAADLLNTGRYSDIPWEITPSADVVLITTPDGAIADTCRLIAENKGFKSGSVVLHCSGALPSTILSSAGSCGAALGSMHPLQSFAADDFSRNPFKGIIIAVEGEPKALATAREMSAALGATPLTIQTAAKTLYHAAAVVASNYLVTLLSLAFRLLAEAGISGPAAYSALQPLIHGTLTNIQSIGIPQALTGPIARGDIETIKQHLVEIDSKTPELMNLFKSLSFHTIDIALAKGSLAETDAATLRSILRKNY